Proteins from a single region of Runella sp. SP2:
- a CDS encoding DUF3368 domain-containing protein has product MLIVSDTSPITNLIQIDLLPILKDIYGEIIIPESVYQELCEIENQQAVIDQMSWIQVITPHDFNLIKQLKQELDQGESESLALAIELNADFVIIDELKGRQKAQAMGIKVIGLLGTLLKAKQLGIIPFIKPVINQLIEEAGFHINPQLKAHILSLASE; this is encoded by the coding sequence ATGCTAATTGTTAGCGATACCTCCCCAATTACCAATCTTATTCAAATTGATTTACTTCCAATTTTGAAAGACATTTATGGAGAAATCATTATTCCTGAGTCGGTTTACCAAGAACTCTGCGAAATTGAAAATCAACAAGCAGTGATTGATCAAATGTCTTGGATTCAAGTAATTACTCCTCACGATTTTAATTTAATCAAACAACTTAAACAGGAACTAGACCAAGGGGAGTCCGAATCTCTTGCACTTGCTATTGAACTAAATGCCGATTTTGTTATTATCGACGAACTTAAAGGGCGTCAAAAAGCACAGGCTATGGGTATCAAAGTCATTGGTCTTTTAGGTACACTTTTAAAAGCGAAACAGCTTGGTATTATTCCTTTTATCAAACCTGTCATTAACCAACTCATTGAAGAGGCAGGCTTTCACATAAACCCTCAACTTAAAGCACATATATTAAGTCTTGCTTCTGAGTAA
- a CDS encoding UPF0175 family protein yields the protein MTLVIPDEILLEARLSPSELRVELAVYLYEKKRISIGKARKMAGLSLIDFQKALTQRNVYIHYDVIELETDLKNLNLT from the coding sequence ATGACTCTTGTTATTCCTGACGAAATCCTGTTAGAGGCGCGCTTATCACCTTCCGAATTAAGGGTAGAATTGGCCGTGTACCTCTATGAAAAAAAACGGATAAGTATTGGCAAAGCGCGTAAAATGGCTGGCTTGAGTCTGATTGATTTTCAAAAAGCGCTCACCCAACGCAACGTTTATATTCACTACGACGTGATAGAATTAGAAACTGATTTAAAAAATCTCAATTTGACGTAA
- the porV gene encoding type IX secretion system outer membrane channel protein PorV, with translation MLRKTSPVVALVGLCISFISSAQGPTTAGQDSSGINPVIASVPFAAFTPDARSAALGDAGAALSPDANAMYWGAAKLAQATKNYGVSFSYTPWLRNVTEDMYFAYLSGFKKIGKNQAVGVSLMYFDHGMFQARNTFGTLLGNYYSNEFFASVAYSRKLSDKFSMGLNLKYINSNLGGGVQVMGNSALKPGTTAAGDLSAFYQTEDIDPGTGKGWGYSFGLMLQNIGGKVNYGGTDSGFIPTTFKFGGAATRHIDPYNKITFTMDLNKLMIPTPPIRDASGRITSGKDPNRSSIAAMFSSFSDAPGGTSEELREFMISAGAEYWYNEVFAVRAGYFNEARTKGNRKYFTVGFGARIQQRYGIDFAYLMPQTQGSPLANTFRVSLIVDMFKKAADMAIDNNESEN, from the coding sequence ATGCTAAGAAAAACCTCTCCCGTCGTCGCTTTGGTGGGTCTTTGTATTTCTTTCATCTCTTCGGCTCAAGGTCCAACTACTGCAGGCCAAGACAGTTCTGGAATTAATCCAGTAATTGCTTCCGTTCCCTTTGCGGCTTTTACCCCTGATGCTCGTAGTGCTGCGTTGGGAGATGCGGGTGCTGCCCTAAGCCCAGATGCAAATGCTATGTACTGGGGTGCGGCTAAATTAGCTCAAGCAACCAAAAACTACGGAGTCTCTTTTTCATATACACCATGGCTTCGCAACGTAACTGAAGATATGTATTTTGCGTATCTATCTGGCTTCAAAAAAATTGGCAAAAACCAAGCAGTGGGTGTTAGCCTTATGTATTTTGACCACGGCATGTTTCAGGCGCGTAATACCTTTGGAACTTTGCTAGGCAACTATTACTCTAACGAATTTTTTGCCTCAGTAGCCTATTCTCGTAAACTTTCGGATAAGTTTTCAATGGGCTTGAACCTCAAATACATCAACTCCAATCTTGGGGGAGGTGTTCAAGTAATGGGGAACTCTGCCCTTAAACCTGGTACAACTGCCGCGGGTGACTTGAGTGCTTTTTACCAAACTGAAGACATTGACCCTGGAACTGGCAAAGGCTGGGGTTATTCGTTCGGCTTAATGCTTCAGAACATTGGGGGTAAGGTAAACTATGGCGGTACTGATAGTGGCTTTATTCCAACGACCTTTAAATTCGGTGGGGCAGCAACTCGCCACATCGACCCTTACAACAAGATTACCTTCACCATGGATTTGAACAAGTTGATGATTCCAACGCCCCCAATTCGTGACGCGTCAGGAAGAATCACGTCGGGTAAAGACCCCAACCGTAGCAGCATTGCCGCCATGTTTAGTTCATTTTCGGATGCACCAGGTGGCACAAGCGAAGAACTTCGTGAGTTTATGATTTCGGCAGGAGCTGAGTATTGGTATAACGAAGTATTTGCCGTACGGGCAGGATACTTCAATGAAGCTAGAACCAAAGGAAATCGCAAGTACTTTACCGTTGGTTTTGGGGCACGTATCCAACAGCGTTATGGTATTGATTTTGCTTACTTGATGCCACAAACACAAGGTAGCCCATTGGCCAATACCTTCCGCGTATCACTCATCGTAGATATGTTCAAAAAAGCCGCCGATATGGCGATTGATAACAACGAAAGCGAGAACTAA
- the porU gene encoding type IX secretion system sortase PorU, with the protein MKFLLTYRFIGKVLGALLLSLVLLATTSWGQNQNSVLASGKWFKIGVTQTGVYRLDAPFFKKLGIPLNEINPKNIRLFGNGGYMLPQSNAQNRASDLTENAVFVKGENDGKFDEGDALWFWGQSPHEIRYNTAEKRLKHQLNLYADTTFYFLQLDATQAGLRLSTYPSGNSGAIQTTFDDYVFRESEIYNRVQSGREWWGEYFGNQTRQDFSADLEGLLPNSPVKVTVASVAAAQVTTKFVVGINGQTLGEQTMGTVTTYRYDSKGLRTQKTYDGQLSNATTRVTTSLTFDKAGQANAEGYLDFFGLQIQRSLRLYTQPTVFQSLASLTQDSVRYQISQANAQMQLWDVTNPLRPAAQSFRLSGTEAIFGTSGKILRRFVAFSETQLLTPISAQAVSNQNLRTLSTPNLLIITSPIWLKQAQRLATFRRQNDGLDVIVVTTNQVYNEFASGQADPTAIRDYAKLLNNRQPNTLKYLLLFGDATYDYKNNLKAFSPLEMTYFVPSYESRESGHPVLSFTSDDYFGFLKPTDGEWIEDFSGNHLLDIGVGRLPVKTTAEAETVVDKLIRYVAKRSRGKWQQKIAFVADDGDANLHQQDAENLSTQIASKTTSYELQKVYVDAFPQIGTPVHAPEASKTIDKLIDEGVLIMNYTGHGGISIWADEQIVTLQNILNWRNLDNLPLMITATCEFGRYDNPGEVSGAELAVLSPRGGAIAMLTTARPVYASTNFLLNEAFYESALERTSGDVPRLGDLMRMTKNKSFSGIFNRNFTLLGDPSLRLNYPDFDVEITTQDTLKAGGKARISGQIKLGNAIVNDFNGVASISVFDKENQLMTLGSEDSKMPYKQFKSKIFEGKVSIKNGLFAVDFVVPKNIDTKLGNGLVQVYAINADSSASALGGSRKVVVGGINTNLNDTQPPVVQLYLNDENFVEGSQVDDSPLFIANLSDDNGINVLQPMTLTLNDTLSVVVNDYFSASQDNFKRGTIRYPLKKLPTGDYLLRLKVADTYTNWNESTLSFKIGKESAIVKNIIAYPNPFVEQATLQVELVNEGEDVEVTTTIFDVSGNLVRSETQTIYNSDDILTTMTWNAATHYRQPVPAGVYVYRVTVKSLTRQQAQTVGGKLIKPK; encoded by the coding sequence GTGAAATTTTTACTCACATATCGCTTTATTGGAAAGGTGCTAGGCGCGCTCCTCCTATCCTTAGTATTATTGGCTACGACAAGTTGGGGGCAAAATCAAAATTCGGTTCTTGCAAGTGGAAAGTGGTTTAAAATTGGAGTTACGCAAACGGGAGTCTATCGACTTGATGCGCCATTTTTTAAAAAACTGGGAATTCCTCTCAACGAAATTAACCCAAAAAACATCCGTTTGTTTGGAAATGGCGGGTATATGCTTCCTCAATCAAACGCCCAAAACAGGGCAAGCGATTTAACCGAAAATGCTGTTTTCGTTAAGGGGGAAAACGATGGCAAATTTGACGAAGGTGACGCCCTTTGGTTTTGGGGACAAAGTCCGCACGAAATTCGCTACAACACAGCCGAAAAACGCCTTAAACACCAGCTCAATCTCTACGCCGACACTACTTTTTACTTTTTACAACTAGACGCTACCCAAGCGGGGCTTCGACTATCGACCTATCCCTCAGGAAATTCGGGAGCGATACAAACTACCTTTGACGATTACGTTTTTCGGGAAAGTGAAATTTATAATCGGGTGCAATCGGGACGAGAGTGGTGGGGTGAGTATTTTGGCAATCAAACACGTCAAGATTTTTCGGCCGATTTGGAAGGTTTACTTCCTAACAGCCCCGTTAAAGTGACGGTCGCCAGCGTAGCCGCCGCGCAAGTCACGACCAAATTTGTGGTGGGGATCAATGGGCAAACCTTAGGCGAACAAACCATGGGAACGGTCACAACTTATCGCTACGATTCCAAAGGTTTGCGAACCCAAAAAACCTACGATGGCCAACTTTCAAACGCAACCACGAGAGTCACTACCTCCCTGACCTTCGACAAAGCAGGACAAGCCAATGCCGAAGGGTATTTAGATTTTTTTGGATTGCAAATTCAGCGCAGCCTTCGTTTATACACCCAACCCACTGTTTTTCAATCCCTTGCTTCGTTAACCCAAGATTCAGTTCGCTATCAGATAAGTCAGGCCAATGCTCAAATGCAACTTTGGGACGTGACCAATCCGCTACGTCCTGCCGCCCAATCATTTCGCTTATCGGGAACAGAGGCTATTTTTGGTACTTCAGGAAAAATACTTCGTCGGTTTGTGGCTTTTTCGGAAACACAATTGTTGACTCCAATTTCTGCACAAGCTGTTTCCAACCAGAATCTTCGCACTCTTTCAACTCCTAACTTACTCATCATCACGTCACCCATCTGGCTTAAACAAGCACAACGGCTCGCTACTTTTCGCCGTCAAAACGATGGGTTGGATGTCATCGTCGTCACCACAAATCAAGTCTATAACGAGTTTGCATCGGGGCAAGCTGACCCGACCGCCATTCGTGATTATGCTAAATTATTGAACAATCGCCAACCCAATACCCTCAAGTATTTGTTGCTTTTTGGTGATGCAACGTATGATTATAAAAACAACCTCAAGGCATTTTCACCGCTTGAAATGACCTATTTTGTGCCGTCTTACGAAAGTCGCGAGTCGGGGCACCCTGTACTGAGCTTTACGTCCGACGACTATTTTGGGTTTCTTAAACCTACCGATGGAGAATGGATTGAGGATTTTAGTGGGAATCATTTGCTCGACATTGGCGTAGGACGTTTGCCCGTCAAAACTACTGCCGAAGCCGAAACTGTAGTGGATAAATTAATCAGATACGTAGCGAAACGAAGTAGAGGAAAGTGGCAGCAAAAAATTGCGTTTGTCGCTGACGATGGCGATGCCAATTTGCACCAACAAGATGCCGAAAACTTATCGACGCAAATTGCTTCGAAGACAACCTCTTACGAACTTCAAAAGGTCTATGTCGATGCTTTCCCCCAAATTGGCACTCCCGTGCACGCCCCCGAAGCAAGCAAAACCATCGACAAACTGATTGACGAAGGCGTTTTGATTATGAACTATACAGGTCACGGTGGCATTTCCATTTGGGCTGATGAACAGATTGTTACGCTTCAAAATATCCTAAACTGGCGAAATCTCGACAATCTGCCGTTGATGATTACGGCCACCTGTGAATTTGGCCGATACGATAACCCTGGCGAAGTGTCAGGCGCCGAATTGGCCGTTTTGAGTCCAAGGGGTGGCGCCATTGCCATGCTGACCACCGCACGCCCCGTGTATGCCAGTACCAATTTTTTATTGAATGAAGCATTTTACGAAAGCGCCCTCGAACGCACCAGCGGGGATGTACCGCGCTTGGGAGATTTGATGCGAATGACCAAAAATAAAAGCTTCAGCGGCATTTTTAACCGAAACTTTACGCTTCTCGGTGATCCTTCATTGCGCCTCAACTACCCCGATTTTGACGTTGAAATAACAACACAGGACACCCTAAAAGCAGGCGGAAAGGCCCGAATAAGCGGCCAAATTAAACTTGGGAATGCCATCGTGAACGATTTCAATGGAGTGGCAAGTATCAGTGTCTTTGACAAAGAAAACCAGCTAATGACACTCGGTAGCGAAGATAGCAAAATGCCTTACAAGCAGTTTAAAAGTAAGATTTTTGAAGGAAAAGTAAGCATTAAAAATGGCTTATTTGCCGTCGATTTTGTTGTCCCCAAAAACATTGACACAAAACTCGGAAACGGGCTGGTACAAGTCTATGCCATCAACGCCGACAGTAGCGCCAGTGCCTTGGGAGGAAGCCGTAAAGTAGTGGTGGGCGGAATCAACACCAACCTCAACGACACCCAGCCTCCCGTGGTTCAGCTTTACCTCAACGACGAAAACTTTGTGGAAGGCAGCCAAGTTGATGACAGCCCACTTTTCATCGCAAACCTTTCCGACGACAACGGAATTAATGTGCTGCAACCTATGACGTTAACCCTCAATGACACCCTTTCTGTAGTGGTAAACGATTATTTTTCGGCTAGTCAAGACAATTTTAAACGCGGTACCATTCGTTATCCCTTAAAAAAATTACCTACAGGTGACTACCTCCTCCGACTAAAAGTCGCAGACACATATACTAATTGGAACGAAAGTACGTTAAGTTTTAAGATAGGCAAAGAATCGGCTATTGTGAAAAACATCATCGCCTATCCTAATCCATTTGTAGAACAAGCCACCCTACAAGTAGAGCTGGTCAATGAAGGAGAAGATGTCGAAGTAACAACAACAATTTTCGACGTCAGTGGGAATTTGGTACGAAGCGAAACACAGACCATTTACAATTCGGATGATATCCTAACCACCATGACTTGGAACGCCGCTACGCACTACCGCCAACCCGTACCCGCTGGCGTTTATGTGTATCGAGTTACTGTGAAATCACTTACTCGCCAACAGGCTCAAACCGTGGGTGGTAAGTTAATAAAACCAAAATAG
- the mnmD gene encoding tRNA (5-methylaminomethyl-2-thiouridine)(34)-methyltransferase MnmD gives MTTQLVLTADGSHTLLNETLNVHYHSIHGALQESLHIFINLGFKEILRQRQEVNSKAPIYVFEMGFGTGLNALLTWLEAEKNSIPVHYVSIEAFPIAPEQALQLNYDGLLSSTQLAHLHHALWGKAVDLSPYFTIEKHLTTLQDFEPLHSFDAIYYDAFAPTAQPELWTEDIFQKLAPWLKQNGNLTTYCSKSYIQRNLKAAGLTIEKHPGPKYKREVIRAVK, from the coding sequence ATGACCACTCAACTTGTCCTTACTGCTGACGGGTCCCATACTTTGCTCAATGAAACCCTGAATGTTCATTACCACTCCATTCACGGCGCGCTACAGGAGTCGCTACACATTTTTATCAACTTGGGTTTCAAAGAAATTCTTCGCCAACGACAAGAAGTTAATTCAAAAGCCCCAATTTATGTCTTTGAAATGGGATTTGGAACTGGGCTAAATGCCCTACTTACGTGGCTCGAAGCCGAAAAAAACAGCATTCCTGTTCATTATGTGTCTATTGAAGCCTTTCCTATAGCTCCTGAGCAAGCACTCCAACTTAACTATGACGGGCTCCTTTCTAGCACCCAACTTGCTCATTTACACCATGCTCTTTGGGGAAAAGCGGTTGACTTATCGCCTTATTTTACAATAGAGAAACACCTAACTACGCTCCAAGATTTTGAGCCCCTACATTCATTTGATGCTATCTATTACGATGCCTTTGCCCCTACGGCTCAACCTGAACTTTGGACGGAGGACATTTTTCAGAAACTAGCTCCTTGGCTGAAACAAAACGGGAACCTAACTACCTATTGTTCTAAGAGTTACATACAACGTAATTTAAAAGCCGCAGGATTAACCATTGAAAAGCACCCTGGCCCCAAATACAAGCGAGAGGTGATTCGGGCGGTGAAATAA
- a CDS encoding alginate lyase family protein: MKKVLNMLANMGPRYVAFRLWYEARRRTGLLKAAFPKQPPYRRWASLATWKESKIRFLFEGKEGLNKAFQPSKEEQKRLIDHLREYRQGRFLMFSATYYEVNDWLTNPSNGYRYDATKHWTDIPDLSPVAGDIKYVWEKSRFAFLYPLIRGDFHLGENNAETVFQEIESWIDANPINCGPNWRCSQEISLRVLNWTFALHYYKNSPSLTEARFEKIMHVLYWQMRHVEENINFSRIAVRNNHAITETLALYLVGLLYPFFPEARRWKQLGKKWFEEEITYQIYEDGTFLQFSMNYHRVVIQLLTWAIRLSELNGETFSEVVYHRAKASLHFLKTCQDTQTGWLPNYGNNDGALFFPLNSAYYRDYRPQLSALEAVLGVPTQMTEDCFWFGITMISQPAQKSFTGTFSFEKGGYYVVRDVDESVTFIRCGAYKDRPFQADNLHLDIWVNGQNLLRDAGSYLYNTDEKWTRYFAGTASHNTVMLGLHDQMQKGPRFVWYDWVKKAKASWKQQDETWIFEGQIEAFAQVGKGIIHRRTVQKKQGELVWVIEDWLENAPADLPMHQIWHPSEIAENSVELTAFDKQSNLLDISEEEGWYSSLYGKKEACKRWVISHSEHYIKTEIRVKRGL, from the coding sequence ATGAAAAAAGTACTCAATATGTTGGCCAATATGGGCCCGAGATACGTAGCTTTTCGGCTGTGGTACGAAGCCCGCCGCCGAACTGGTCTGCTCAAAGCAGCTTTTCCTAAGCAACCGCCATATCGAAGATGGGCTTCGTTGGCGACTTGGAAAGAGTCTAAGATTCGCTTCCTTTTTGAAGGGAAAGAGGGCCTAAACAAGGCTTTTCAACCTTCGAAAGAAGAACAAAAACGGTTGATTGACCACCTTCGCGAATATCGACAAGGTCGCTTTTTGATGTTCAGCGCGACGTACTACGAAGTGAATGATTGGCTAACCAACCCATCCAACGGCTACCGCTACGACGCCACTAAACACTGGACAGACATTCCTGATTTGTCGCCCGTAGCGGGAGACATTAAATACGTGTGGGAAAAATCACGATTCGCGTTTTTATATCCGTTGATTCGCGGTGATTTTCATTTGGGAGAAAACAATGCTGAAACGGTTTTTCAAGAAATTGAAAGTTGGATAGACGCCAATCCTATCAACTGTGGCCCTAACTGGCGTTGTAGCCAAGAAATTTCGCTGCGGGTGCTGAACTGGACTTTTGCGTTGCATTATTATAAAAACTCACCAAGTCTGACGGAAGCTCGTTTTGAGAAAATAATGCACGTGTTGTATTGGCAAATGCGGCACGTGGAAGAAAATATAAATTTCTCACGCATTGCCGTACGTAATAATCACGCTATTACCGAAACTTTGGCTTTGTACCTTGTAGGGCTTTTGTACCCGTTCTTCCCCGAAGCTCGGCGCTGGAAACAACTTGGAAAAAAGTGGTTTGAAGAAGAAATTACTTACCAAATCTACGAAGACGGAACGTTTTTGCAGTTTTCGATGAACTACCACCGCGTTGTGATTCAATTGCTTACGTGGGCCATACGTTTGAGTGAACTCAACGGGGAAACTTTTTCTGAAGTGGTGTATCACCGTGCCAAAGCGTCGTTGCATTTTTTAAAAACGTGCCAGGATACCCAAACGGGCTGGTTGCCCAATTATGGCAATAACGATGGCGCTTTGTTTTTTCCGCTCAATTCGGCGTACTACCGCGACTACCGACCGCAATTGTCGGCGCTGGAAGCAGTATTGGGCGTTCCAACTCAAATGACAGAAGACTGCTTTTGGTTTGGAATAACGATGATTTCTCAACCCGCTCAAAAATCGTTTACAGGTACTTTTTCATTTGAAAAAGGAGGTTACTACGTCGTGCGCGATGTGGATGAGAGTGTGACGTTTATTCGTTGCGGAGCGTACAAAGACCGCCCTTTTCAAGCCGATAACTTGCATTTAGATATTTGGGTCAACGGTCAAAACCTGTTGCGCGATGCGGGCTCTTACTTGTACAATACCGATGAAAAATGGACGCGTTATTTTGCAGGAACGGCCTCGCACAACACCGTGATGCTTGGACTCCACGACCAAATGCAAAAAGGGCCTCGTTTTGTGTGGTATGACTGGGTGAAAAAAGCCAAGGCTTCTTGGAAACAACAAGACGAAACATGGATTTTTGAAGGACAAATAGAAGCTTTTGCGCAGGTAGGGAAAGGTATTATTCACCGTAGAACAGTGCAGAAAAAACAAGGTGAATTGGTCTGGGTAATCGAAGATTGGCTAGAAAATGCACCTGCCGACCTACCCATGCACCAAATTTGGCATCCGTCGGAAATAGCCGAAAACAGCGTTGAGTTGACTGCTTTTGATAAACAAAGTAATTTACTGGATATTTCGGAAGAAGAGGGATGGTACTCAAGTCTTTACGGAAAAAAAGAAGCGTGTAAGCGCTGGGTAATCAGTCATTCGGAGCATTATATCAAGACAGAAATTCGGGTGAAGCGCGGGTTGTGA
- a CDS encoding DUF5606 domain-containing protein, with translation MELLKEIANFSGKSGLYRILKPGRGGVIVESLDAKREKSMIGASARVSVLKDISIFMADSDQATPLATVFENIHSKYQGEALDPKAMSDYQLVDFMGGVLPGYDTERVYLSDIRKIISWYNILLVQVPQVFEPAAEEQPAAEAAEEEAK, from the coding sequence ATGGAATTGTTGAAAGAGATTGCCAACTTCTCGGGTAAGTCGGGTTTGTATCGCATCCTAAAACCAGGACGCGGAGGAGTAATCGTAGAAAGTTTGGACGCAAAGCGTGAAAAATCAATGATTGGAGCTTCGGCGCGTGTTTCTGTGTTGAAAGATATTTCCATCTTCATGGCAGATTCGGACCAAGCGACGCCGCTTGCTACTGTTTTTGAAAACATTCACAGCAAATACCAAGGCGAAGCCCTTGACCCTAAAGCGATGTCAGACTATCAATTGGTCGATTTTATGGGTGGTGTGTTGCCAGGATACGATACCGAGCGTGTTTACCTTTCAGATATTCGTAAGATTATTTCTTGGTACAACATTCTTTTGGTTCAAGTACCTCAAGTGTTTGAGCCAGCAGCCGAAGAACAACCAGCCGCTGAAGCTGCCGAAGAAGAAGCTAAGTAA
- the moeB gene encoding molybdopterin-synthase adenylyltransferase MoeB gives MLTPEELKRYSRHLLIPDLGIEGQQKLKAARVLVVGCGGLGSPILLYLAAAGVGTIGIVDGDRVDDSNLQRQIMYGSESVGKPKVEETQQRLQSLNSFVQVNPYFENLTSQNALSIIESYDFVVDGSDNFPTRYLVNDACLLLNKPLIYGAIYRFEGQVAVFNYQNGPNYRDLFPTPPPPELAPNCAEAGVLGVLPGIIGCLQANEALKLITGIGDVLSGKLFIMDALTMISRTIRIPKLPERPTVTQLIDYEAFCGITNDIESDISPEEFQELITNGIDFQLIDVREPHEYELDNLGGELMPLSRLEEFVPMIQRNKRVIVHCQSGMRSQKAITRLKDKFGFTQLSNLIGGIVAYRKL, from the coding sequence ATGCTTACGCCCGAAGAACTGAAACGTTATAGCCGACATTTGCTCATTCCTGACTTGGGAATAGAGGGCCAACAAAAGCTAAAAGCGGCCCGCGTTTTGGTCGTTGGGTGCGGTGGACTAGGCAGCCCTATTTTGCTGTATTTGGCGGCGGCAGGCGTAGGTACAATTGGAATAGTGGACGGCGACCGCGTGGATGATAGCAACCTACAACGTCAGATTATGTACGGCAGCGAGTCGGTAGGAAAACCCAAAGTGGAAGAAACTCAGCAGCGGTTACAATCGCTCAATTCGTTTGTGCAGGTAAACCCGTACTTTGAAAACCTGACCTCTCAAAATGCCCTTTCTATCATCGAATCGTACGATTTTGTGGTGGATGGTTCCGACAATTTCCCGACGCGCTATCTGGTCAACGATGCCTGTTTACTTCTTAACAAACCCTTAATTTACGGTGCTATCTACCGTTTTGAGGGACAAGTAGCGGTTTTTAATTACCAAAATGGCCCCAATTACCGCGATTTATTTCCGACTCCTCCCCCACCCGAACTCGCTCCCAACTGCGCCGAAGCAGGGGTATTGGGCGTACTGCCTGGCATTATCGGCTGTCTGCAAGCCAACGAAGCCTTGAAGTTAATCACGGGGATTGGAGACGTTCTTTCGGGGAAATTATTCATTATGGATGCCCTCACGATGATTAGCCGCACGATTCGGATTCCCAAACTACCCGAGCGGCCAACTGTCACTCAACTGATTGATTACGAAGCTTTTTGTGGAATCACAAACGATATAGAAAGCGATATTTCGCCTGAAGAATTCCAGGAGTTGATTACTAACGGCATTGATTTTCAACTGATTGATGTCCGCGAGCCTCACGAATATGAACTAGATAACCTCGGCGGTGAGCTTATGCCGCTTTCCAGATTGGAAGAATTTGTGCCCATGATTCAACGTAATAAGCGGGTTATTGTTCATTGTCAAAGTGGAATGCGCAGCCAGAAAGCAATTACCCGACTGAAAGATAAATTCGGATTTACTCAGCTTTCCAACCTAATTGGAGGAATTGTAGCGTATCGAAAATTGTAA